A single genomic interval of Cucumis sativus cultivar 9930 chromosome 5, Cucumber_9930_V3, whole genome shotgun sequence harbors:
- the LOC101221251 gene encoding dirigent protein 10, producing the protein MEFPKLLPFSTKPMLCFLLLCFMCLSANSARLLDEQPQVPVGTPAAASSVVGTPFGNFGTGPTATNTPSTTLPNSAGNNLGQGATTPSSTLPSSGGVEDDHHVLTFFMHDILGGTNPSARAVTGAVNNPALNGQLPFAKPNGAVLSVGNNVPQSNGNSGLINNNNLPFLIGLGGAASPLLQNSNGGGNNFNGQLGFPSVNAGQLPSGVSVQQLLFGTMTVIDDELTEGHELGSGLIGKAQGFYVVSSEDGNSQTMAFTTMFESGHYVDSLSFFGVHRTAVSESHLAIMGGTGKYVNARGYANVKTLPGINQHETDGVETLLQFTVYISY; encoded by the coding sequence ATGGAATTTCCCAAACTTCTCCCTTTCTCGACTAAACCAATGCTCTGCTTTCTTCTCCTCTGCTTCATGTGTTTATCTGCCAACTCAGCCAGACTTCTCGACGAGCAGCCACAAGTCCCGGTTGGTACTCCGGCAGCAGCCTCGAGTGTCGTTGGGACGCCTTTCGGTAATTTCGGGACAGGACCTACTGCTACTAATACACCTTCAACAACTCTACCTAATTCAGCTGGAAACAACCTGGGGCAAGGAGCTACTACACCTTCATCAACTCTACCTAGTTCAGGGGGAGTTGAAGATGATCATCATGTATTAACCTTCTTCATGCACGATATCCTTGGAGGTACAAATCCCTCGGCTCGAGCCGTTACGGGGGCAGTTAACAATCCAGCTCTCAATGGCCAACTTCCATTTGCTAAACCCAATGGAGCAGTTTTATCAGTTGGAAATAATGTTCCTCAAAGTAATGGAAACAGTGGTCTAATTAACAACAACAACCTTCCCTTTCTAATCGGTCTTGGTGGAGCAGCGTCCCCATTGTTGCAAAACAGCAATGGTGGTGGAAACAACTTCAACGGCCAGCTCGGCTTTCCATCCGTTAATGCAGGACAACTCCCGTCCGGAGTGTCGGTACAACAACTCCTCTTCGGCACGATGACAGTTATCGACGACGAACTCACGGAAGGACACGAGCTGGGTTCTGGGCTGATCGGGAAAGCACAAGGGTTTTACGTGGTGAGTTCAGAAGATGGGAACAGTCAAACAATGGCATTCACTACAATGTTTGAGAGCGGCCATTACGTCGATAGCTTAAGCTTCTTTGGCGTTCATCGGACGGCGGTGTCGGAGTCTCATTTGGCAATCATGGGAGGGACAGGAAAATATGTAAATGCAAGAGGGTATGCAAATGTGAAGACTCTTCCAGGCATCAACCAACATGAAACCGATGGAGTTGAGACTTTGCTCCAATTCACTGTTTACATCAGTTATTAA
- the LOC101221017 gene encoding chalcone--flavonone isomerase, with the protein MARLGGLQVETVNFPAEIKPPASANTLFLGGAGVRALEIGGNTVKFTAIGIYLEDKAVPSLAGKWSGKSAAELMDSVEFFRDVVTGGFEKFTNVTLILPLTGEQYAMKVAENCEAAWKSMGIYSDEGAEAIQKFIDIFKNENFPPGSSILFTHLPPNTLSISFSKDGSIGEKEEEMVKKIENKLLSESVLESIVGKNGVSPAARLSLASRLSHLFNLSQPNISNPFQDPKSEPNRIHLST; encoded by the exons ATGGCTCGTCTAGGTGGACTTCAGGTCGAGACCGTTAACTTTCCCGCCGAAATCAAGCCTCCGGCCTCCGCTAACACTCTTTTTCTCGGCGGTGCAG GAGTTAGGGCATTGGAGATCGGAGGAAATACTGTGAAATTTACTGCGATCGGTATTTATTTGGAGGACAAAGCTGTGCCGTCGCTCGCCGGTAAGTGGAGTGGAAAGAGTGCGGCGGAGTTAATGGATTCCGTTGAGTTCTTCAGGGACGTTGTCACTG GGGGTTTCGAGAAGTTTACAAATGTGACATTAATATTGCCACTCACGGGTGAACAATATGCTATGAAAGTGGCAGAGAATTGTGAAGCAGCTTGGAAATCCATGGGAATTTATAGTGATGAAGGAGCTGAAGCCATTCAAAAGTTCATCGATAtcttcaaaaatgaaaatttccctCCTGGCTCCTCCATTCTTTTCACCCATTTGCCTCCTAATACCTTATCG ATTAGCTTTTCAAAAGATGGGAGTATtggtgaaaaagaagaagagatggtgaaaaaaatagagaacaaaCTGCTTAGtgaatctgttttggagtcCATTGTTGGAAAAAATGGGGTTTCACCAGCTGCAAGGCTTAGTTTGGCTTCAAGATTATCCCATCTCTTCAATCTATCTCAACCCAACATTTCCAACCCTTTTCAAGATCCTAAATCCGAACCAAATAGGATCCACTTATCCACATAG
- the LOC101203838 gene encoding pentatricopeptide repeat-containing protein At1g77405 yields the protein MVQPNTVRLSNHRLVDQILVAMLKNRPFDTHVHSAASTSTTHQLWSSDSVSDVLRSVPRFFFQSARSIGTQKGFRHRTPLKQRKLKEEAYKFRNNVLVLGPGAHRDPFKAKLGLNKALEFFYWVETHFGFQHDEITCREMACVLARGNTLMGLWDFLKEMSRRENGGLVTTATITCLIKVLGEEGLVNEALTAFYRMKQFHCKPDVYAYNTVINVLCRIGNFKKARFLLEQMELPGFRCPPDIFTYTILISSYCKYSLQTGCRKAIRRRLWEANHLFRIMLFKGFSPDVVTYNSLIDGCCKTYRIQRALELFEDMSKRGCTPNRLTYNSFIRYYSAVNEIDQAIKMLRMMQKMNHGIATSSSYTPIIHALCEGGKVIEARDFLLELLEEGSVPREYTYQLVCNLLNSAGKASLLDENVHERIRHGIENRYREVKKVKLIMSRKGY from the coding sequence ATGGTGCAACCCAACACTGTTCGTCTCAGTAACCATCGTCTCGTGGACCAAATCTTGGTCGCAATGCTTAAAAACCGACCATTCGACACCCACGTCCATTCTGCAGCTTCTACTTCCACCACACATCAGTTATGGAGTTCCGACTCCGTTTCCGACGTTCTAAGATCGGTCCCTCGGTTCTTTTTTCAATCAGCCCGATCTATTGGCACCCAAAAGGGTTTTCGGCATCGTACTCCTCTTAAGCAGAGGAAATTGAAAGAGGAGGCTTACAAGTTCCGTAACAACGTGCTTGTTCTCGGCCCTGGTGCTCACAGGGACCCTTTCAAGGCTAAGCTTGGATTGAATAAAGCGTTGGAGTTTTTCTATTGGGTCGAAACCCATTTTGGGTTTCAACACGACGAGATTACTTGCAGAGAGATGGCTTGCGTATTGGCTCGAGGGAATACATTGATGGGTCTTTGGGACTTTTTGAAGGAAATGTCCAGGCGGGAAAACGGTGGGCTTGTTACTACGGCGACCATCACGTGTTTGATAAAAGTTCTAGGAGAGGAAGGTCTGGTGAATGAAGCTCTGACTGCATTTTATAGGATGAAGCAGTTTCATTGTAAGCCTGATGTTTATGCTTATAATACTGTTATCAATGTTTTATGTAGGATTGGGAATTTCAAGAAGGCTAGGTTTTTGTTGGAACAGATGGAGTTGCCTGGATTTAGATGCCCACCTGACATTTTCACATATACAATTCTAATTAGTtcttattgtaaatatagcttGCAAACTGGCTGCAGAAAGGCCATTCGAAGGAGGTTGTGGGAAGCCAATCACTTGTTTAGAATCATGTTGTTTAAGGGATTTTCACCAGATGTTGTGACCTACAATTCTTTGATTGATGGATGTTGTAAAACGTACAGAATCCAGCGGGCATTGGAATTGTTTGAGGATATGAGCAAAAGGGGCTGCACTCCTAATCGGCTTACTTACAATTCTTTCATCAGATACTACAGTGCTGTGAACGAGATTGACCAAGCAATCAAAATGTTAAGAATGATGCAGAAGATGAACCATGGAATTGCTACATCCAGTTCTTATACTCCTATTATTCATGCTCTATGTGAAGGAGGAAAGGTAATTGAGGCCCGTGATTTCCTTCTTGAGTTGCTTGAGGAAGGCTCTGTGCCTAGAGAGTATACCTATCAGTTGGTATGTAATCTGCTGAACTCAGCAGGCAAAGCAAGTTTACTAGATGAAAACGTGCACGAAAGAATAAGACATGGAATAGAAAATAGGTATAGGGAAGTAAAGAAAGTCAAGCTAATTATGTCAAGGAAAGGATACTGA
- the LOC101220783 gene encoding ankyrin repeat-containing protein ITN1 — translation MGSSSAQVLVDGAGDLEKGILSLSSNQNPLAELSPSPSPSSTATAPALVLSNSGKRMDQAGKKKYVKQVTGRHNDTELHLAAQRGDLAAVKQILDDIDSQMVRNLSGADFDAEVAEVRSLVVNEVNELGETALFTAAERGHIEVVKELLKYSNKETLTTKNRSAFDPLHIAASQGHHAIVQVLLEHEPSLSQTFGPSNATPLITAAARGHTAVVEELLNKDRNLLEICRSNGKNALHFAVRPGHTEIVKLLLSKDPHLARKNDKKGQTALHMAVKGQSRDVVKLLLEADPAIVMLPDKFGNTALHVATRKKRVEIVQELLLLPDTNVNALSRDHKTAFDIAEELPLSEESSEIKDSLSRYGAVRANELNQPRDELRNTVTQIKKDVHTQLEQTRKTNKNVHNISKELRKLHREGINNATNSVTVVAVLFATVAFAAIFTVPGGDTDQGTAVVVGTISFKIFFIFNAIALFTSLAVVVVQITLVRGETKAERRVVEIINKLMWLASVCTSVAFMASSYIVVGHKYRWAAAVITVVGGVIMAGVLGTMTYYVVKSKSRRSVRKKEKSNRRSGSNSWHHSDFSNSEVDRIYAL, via the exons ATGGGCAGTTCTTCAGCTCAAG TGTTAGTGGATGGCGCTGGTGATTTAGAGAAGGGGATTTTGAGTTTatcatcaaatcaaaaccCTCTGGCTGAGTTATCGCCATCGCCATCGCCGTCGTCGACTGCAACGGCTCCGGCTCTTGTTCTATCCAATTCAGGGAAGCGGATGGACCAAGCCGGGAAGAAGAAGTACGTGAAACAAGTGACTGGACGGCACAACGATACTGAGCTTCATCTAGCTGCGCAACGGGGAGATCTAGCCGCCGTGAAGCAGATTCTTGATGATATTGATTCACAGATGGTGAGAAATCTCAGTGGTGCGGATTTTGATGCGGAAGTTGCTGAGGTTCGATCGTTAGTAGTGAACGAGGTCAACGAATTGGGAGAAACGGCTCTGTTCACCGCCGCAGAAAGAGGACATATAGAGGTTGTTAAGGAGCTATTGAAGTATTCGAATAAAGAAACACTTACGACGAAGAACAGGTCTGCTTTCGATCCGTTGCATATAGCTGCAAGTCAAGGACACCATG CAATTGTTCAGGTGCTGCTTGAACATGAACCTTCCTTAAGCCAAACCTTTGGACCGTCGAATGCGACTCCACTCATTACTGCTGCAGCAAGGGGCCATACAGCCGTAGTTGAGGAATTGCTTAACAAAGATCGTAACCTGCTAGAGATTTGTAGATCTAATGGTAAAAATGCATTGCATTTTGCTGTGCGCCCTGGTCATACTGAAATTGTAAAACTATTACTTAGCAAAGATCCACATTTAGCTCGAAAAAATGACAAGAAGGGCCAAACTGCACTGCACATGGCTGTCAAAGGGCAGAGCCGTGATGTCGTGAAGTTACTCCTTGAAGCAGACCCTGCCATTGTAATGCTTCCTGATAAATTCGGTAACACCGCGCTGCACGTTGCCACAAGGAAAAAGCGGGTTGAG ATAGTGCAAGAGCTATTGCTTCTCCCAGATACCAATGTGAATGCATTATCCAGAGACCACAAAACTGCATTTGACATAGCTGAGGAGCTTCCTCTTTCAGAAGAATCATCAGAAATCAAGGACTCTCTTTCTCGTTATGGTGCTGTGAGAGCCAACGAACTGAACCAACCACGAGACGAGTTGCGGAACACAGTGACTCAAATTAAGAAAGATGTTCATACCCAGCTTGAACAAAccagaaaaacaaacaaaaatgtacaTAACATCTCTAAAGAGCTCAGAAAGCTGCACAGGGAAGGAATCAACAACGCGACCAATTCGGTCACGGTGGTGGCTGTTCTTTTTGCCACAGTTGCTTTTGCAGCCATCTTCACAGTACCTGGTGGCGACACGGATCAAGGAACAGCTGTTGTAGTCGGCAccatttctttcaaaatcttcttcatcttcaacgCAATCGCATTGTTTACGTCGTTGGCAGTGGTGGTGGTGCAGATTACATTAGTTAGAGGTGAGACAAAAGCAGAAAGACGAGTCGTGGAAATCATAAACAAACTCATGTGGCTGGCTTCTGTTTGTACTTCGGTCGCATTCATGGCATCATCGTACATCGTGGTTGGTCATAAATACAGATGGGCTGCAGCTGTGATCACAGTGGTTGGGGGTGTGATTATGGCTGGTGTTCTTGGGACGATGACATATTATGTTGTGAAATCTAAGAGTAGAAGATCCGtaaggaagaaggaaaagagtAATAGAAGAAGTGGGTCAAACTCATGGCATCACTCTGACTTTTCAAATTCAGAAGTTGATAGAATTTATGCTCTTTAG
- the LOC101220542 gene encoding 60S ribosomal protein L35, whose translation MARIKVHELRQKSKADLLLQLKDLKAELSLLRVAKVTGGAPNKLSKIKVVRLSIAQVLTVISQKQKAALREAYKKKKLLPLDLRPKKTRAIRRRLTKHQASLKTERQKKKEMYFPLRKYAIKV comes from the exons ATGG CGAGGATCAAGGTTCATGAGTTGAGGCAGAAATCGAAGGCAGATCTCTTGTTGCAGCTTAAGGATCTTAAGGCTGAGCTTTCTCTCCTTCGTGTCGCCAAAGTTACCGGCGGTGCTCCGAACAAGCTATCCAAAAT caAGGTAGTGAGATTGTCGATAGCTCAAGTATTGACAGTAATTTCTCAGAAGCAGAAGGCGGCGTTGAGGGAAGCttacaagaagaagaagcttttACCTCTTGATCTGCGCCCAAAGAAGACCAGGGCCATTCGTAGAAGGCTCACCAAGCACCAG GCGTCTTTGAAAACTGAGAgacagaagaagaaagaaatgtaCTTTCCATTGAGGAAATATGCTATTAAGGTGTAG
- the LOC101203594 gene encoding uncharacterized protein LOC101203594, which produces MEPRQHTASVLEALMGFDESQSQHPASRHSKVFSDDYLQRVASIGISKKKYPSRCHPFRMTIEEPTELFNSLKVENNFSRCTKLWEREEADSTLSAAYTPLTRHEKHFSTGKVIQTSKGFQDLPEVLDSMDISPRPTRGKNSLFHQAKSGLSVSTAHYNLTEGNNDAGTKFKDRKQGQAHLSEDLCLLKSSRPFLEWSNKLGFSSSPPNSLKGSHLVTDKCKGCHNSQNGKNIAKEKERTTVSLEPIKQLSQVSSILDGSRRTMRREFFNLHLKTSRSETIYDNVCRNKASLSNWTAESKHSCCFSVESYKARESGEKVIEEQRKTANLMPSTQGRKMNEMPTVPRYATLPSDLNCKPVEYDFQKHVCSDKEHLHSGSPLCLSWKVKRLDELDKKFHRLRFDSTSTVTTRSRTRSRYEALNTWFLKHEGPGTWLQCNPLNRSSNKKDAAKPTLKLSSKKLKIFPCPDSASHHFDNDGCMVGGDPKTTVKKKDPCDQHSLNCLPPRSKVVFCTQNIPVKQGNQATSIQQEGLAFDHYPSKERDSIVSLEEAFQPSPVSVLEPLFKEETLFSSESPGINSRDLVMQLELLMSDSPGTNSEGHDLFVSSDDDSGEGSICNSDKIDDIMSTFKFKDSRTFSYLVDVLSEASLHCKNLEMGSVSWHNQEQHVISPAVFEILEKKFGEQISWRRSERKLLFDRINSGLAELFQSFVGVPEWAKPVSRRFRPLLNHEMIEEELWILLDSQEREVNKELVDKQFGKEIEWIDLGDEINSICRELEILLVNELVAEFGSIELC; this is translated from the exons ATGGAACCTAGACAGCATACAGCTAGTGTTCTTGAAGCATTGATGGGGTTTGATGAGAGTCAATCTCAGCACCCTGCTTCAAGACATTCTAAAGTTTTTTCAGATGATTATTTACAAAGGGTTGCATCCATTGGAATCTCGAAGAAGAAATACCCCTCCAGATGTCATCCATTTAGGATGACAATTGAAGAGCCAACAGAacttttcaattctctcaaaGTAGAAAATAACTTTAGCCGCTGCACCAAGTTATGGGAACGGGAGGAGGCAGATTCTACTTTATCAGCCGCATATACACCACTTACAAGACATGAAAAGCACTTTTCAACCGGTAAGGTGATACAAACTTCAAAGGGTTTTCAAGATTTACCAGAGGTTCTAGATTCTATGGATATCTCACCAAGACCTACAAGAggaaaaaattctttattcCACCAGGCCAAAAGTGGACTGAGTGTTTCAACAGCACATTATAATTTGACAGAAGGAAATAATGATGCAGGGACTAAATTTAAGGACAGGAAACAAGGACAGGCACACTTGTCAGAGGATCTATGTCTTTTGAAGTCTTCAAGACCTTTTTTAGAGTGGAGCAATAAGCTAggtttttcttcctctccACCAAATTCTTTGAAAGGCTCACATTTAGTTACTGATAAATGCAAAGGTTGTCATAATTCTCAAAATGGAAAGAATATTgctaaagaaaaagaaaggactACGGTGTCACTGGAGCCCATCAAGCAACTATCTCAAGTTTCAAGTATTTTGGATGGAAGTAGGAGAACAATGAGGCGTGAGTTCTTTAATTTGCATCTGAAGACCTCAAGATCAGAAACCATATATGACAATGTGTGTAGAAACAAAGCCAGTTTATCTAATTGGACGGCAGAATCCAAGCATTCCTGCTGCTTTTCAGTTGAGTCATACAAGGCCAGAGAATCCGGGGAGAAAGTCATAGAAGAACAAAGGAAGACAGCGAACTTGATGCCATCTACACAAGGTaggaaaatgaatgaaatgcCGACAGTGCCTCGTTATGCAACTTTGCCCAGTGATTTGAATTGCAAACCTGTTGAGTATGATTTCCAGAAGCATGTTTGTTCAGATAAGGAACATTTGCATTCTGGCAGTCCTTTGTGCTTGAGCTGGAAGGTTAAGAGACTAGATGAACTcgataaaaaatttcatagaTTGAGATTTGATTCTACGTCCACGGTGACCACTAGATCTAGAACAAGGAGCAGATACGAGGCCCTGAATACATGGTTCTTAAAGCATGAAGGCCCTGGTACTTGGCTACAGTGCAATCCATTGAATAGAAGTTCCAATAAAAAGGATGCTGCAAAACCTACCTTGAAATTAAGCtctaagaaattgaaaatttttccttGCCCTGATTCAGCAAGCCATCATTTTGACAATGATGGCTGTATGGTTGGTGGTGATCCGAAGACCACAGTTAAGAAGAAAGACCCTTGTGATCAACATTCTTTAAACTGTCTACCACCAAGGAGCAAAGTTGTTTTCTGCACACAAAACATTCCTGTCAAACAAGGAAATCAAGCTACCTCTATCCAACAG gAAGGTCTTGCCTTTGATCACTACCCTAGCAAAGAGAGAGATTCTATTGTGAGTTTGGAGGAGGCTTTTCAACCTAGCCCAGTTTCAGTCCTTGAACCactttttaaagaagaaacatTATTCAGTTCTGAATCCCCGGGGATTAATAGTAGAG ATTTAGTGATGCAACTTGAACTTCTGATGTCGGATTCCCCGGGAACTAACTCAGAAGGACATGACTTGTTCGTATCAAGTGACGATGATAGTGGAGAAGGATCAATATGCAATTCAGACAAAATTGATGACATTATGAGCACATTCAAGTTCAAAGATAGTAGAACTTTTTCTTACCTTGTTGATGTATTGAGTGAGGCAAGCTTACATTGTAAAAACCTCGAGATGGGTTCTGTTTCATGGCACAATCAAGAACAACACGTGATCAGCCCTGCAGTCTTTGAGATCTTAGAGAAGAAATTTGGGGAACAAATTTCTTGGAGGAGATCAGAAAGAAAGCTTCTCTTTGACAGAATAAATTCTGGGTTAGCAGAACTCTTTCAGTCATTTGTTGGTGTGCCCGAATGGGCAAAGCCTGTATCGAGAAGATTTCGGCCATTGCTTAATCACGAAATGATCGAGGAAGAGCTATGGATCCTGCTGGATAGCcaagaaagagaagtgaaCAAGGAATTAGTAGATAAGCAGTTTGGAAAGGAGATTGAATGGATAGACCTTGGAGATGAGATTAATTCTATCTGTAGAGAGCTAGAGATATTGTTGGTCAATGAACTTGTTGCAGAGTTTGGTAGCATTGAATTATGTTGA
- the LOC101208991 gene encoding uncharacterized protein LOC101208991 isoform X1, translating into MADSSSSYMHMVQHLIEKCLIFHMTKEECMDALSKHADIKPIITSTVWNELEKENKEFFEAYAQSHNNSDRMSEEETSQMIQKMISDSGKGDPKN; encoded by the exons ATGGcagattcttcttcttcgtacATGCATATG GTGCAGCACCTGATAGAGAAGTGTCTGATCTTCCACATGACAAAAGAAGAATGCATGGATGCCCTCTCTAAACATGCAGATATTAAACCTATCATCACGTCAACAG TATGGAATGAATTAGAGAAGGAAAACAAGGAATTCTTTGAGGCATATGCACAATCTCATAACAACAGTGACAGAATGTCCGAGGAAGAGACAAGCCAAATGATCCAAAAGATGATATCGGATTCCGGCAAAGGGGACCCTAAAAACTAA
- the LOC101208991 gene encoding uncharacterized protein LOC101208991 isoform X2 yields MADSSSSYMHMVQHLIEKCLIFHMTKEECMDALSKHADIKPIITSTEIMTLGNSTVKTKSIMLLLIMHDLIQLEFGTRNHQYGMN; encoded by the exons ATGGcagattcttcttcttcgtacATGCATATG GTGCAGCACCTGATAGAGAAGTGTCTGATCTTCCACATGACAAAAGAAGAATGCATGGATGCCCTCTCTAAACATGCAGATATTAAACCTATCATCACGTCAACAG AAATCATGACACTCGGAAACTCAACTGTGAAAACCAAAAGCATCATGCTATTGTTGATCATGCATGATCTCATTCAGTTGGAGTTCGGTACAAGGAATCACCAG TATGGAATGAATTAG